In Eulemur rufifrons isolate Redbay chromosome 2, OSU_ERuf_1, whole genome shotgun sequence, the sequence CAAGGCCCTGAACGACAGCCAGGAGTTCCCCTTCCCCGAGACGCCCACCAAAGGTACGCCACCTCGCAGGGCATTTCCAGATGTGGGGTGCTGAGGCACAGGCAGTCACCTTGGGAGGTCACTGCTTGGGGTCACAGCCCACCAGCCAGGGAGAAAGGGGCATTAGCCATGAGCCCTGCCTAGCTCTGTGCTTCGGTTCCCCCATGTGTCAGCATGTGAGACTGGGATATGTTCCAGGGTAACTGGTTCAGCCTCTCTGGGACCCTCTTTGGTAAATGGCAGCTTTGAAGGGATCAGGGCTCCTGTAGCTCTGACCTGGTGTGTTCTGACCTGTCGTGCGCAGGGAAGCCGGCCCCCGCCCCGTCCACCCTGAGCCCCGAACAGCCCAGCTGTGTTGAGCTGggccctccttcctgccctccaTCCGGGCAGGCCCCCTTCCTCCCCTAGAGCAGAGGGGCAGCCCTGCACCAGCTGGCCCCAGCCAGGAAGGCAGGCCCCAGCGGGGTGGATGGGAGGAACTtggccagcccctccctccaaTGGAGGGGGAGCCATCCCGAGTGTACCTGTGGTGGGGCTCCCAGCACCTgtctgggaggcccagggctcAGGGTTCTCACTACTGCCTGGCTGGGGGCTGACCACCTGCTCCGCCCTCAGTGTGGCCGCAGGATGAGTACATCGTGGAGTACTCCCTGGAGTATGGCTTCCTGCGGCTCTCCCAGGCCACACGGCAGCGCCTGAGCATCCCAGTCATGGTGGTCACCCTGGGTGAGTCGGACCACCTTGTCGTGGGGAACTGAGTGTGATCAGGCTTCTGCCACCCTTGGGGTCTCCTCTcacaggtgtgggggtggggctgtgccAGCAGCACTGCAGTCCCTGCTCTGGGAaggccctcccagggctggggtccCTTGGTGGGGTTTCTCTGGGCCTGACACAGGGACCTGCCAACCAGCCTGGGCGGGGAGGTTGGCTGGACCTCCAGTCTGGGcccagctgggcctggggctggagcGGGGCTCAGGGGCAGCCTGGGCAGGGCCCGGGCCAGGTCCCCAGCTCCCTGACCCGCCGGCCTGCAGACCCCACGAGGGACCAGTGCTTCGGGGACCGCTTCAGCCGCCTGCTGCTAGATGAGTTCCTGGGCTACGATGACATCCTCATGTCTAGTGTGAAGGGCCTGGCAGAGAACGAGGAGAACAAGGGTAACAAGGGTGGGGAGAGCCCCAGGGCTGGTGGGGGCCGAGGGCCGGGTGTGGCTTGGCCGCTGACGCCGTGGCCTGTCCTGGCAGGCTTCCTGCGGAACGTGGTGTCCGGCGAGCACTACCGCTTTGTGAGCATGTGGATGGCGCGTACGTCCTACCTGGCTGCTTTCGTCATCATGGTCATCTTCGTGAGTGCCGCCGGGCCCTGGCGGAGGGGGCGCCCGGGGCGGGGTGGACGGCCCGAGGCCTCACTCGGCGCTCCCCGCAGACGCTGAGCGTGTCCATGCTGCTGCGCTACTCGCACCACCAGATCTTCGTCTTCATCGGTGAGTGTCCCGCGGCCGCGGGGCGGGCGGGCGCCATGTAGGCCCTCACCGGCCGCCTGCCCTGTGTCCGCAGTGGACCTGCTGCAGATGCTGGAGATGAACATGGCCATCGCCTTCCCCGCAGCGCCCCTGCTGACCGTCATCCTGGCCCTCGTCGGTGAGGACCCGCCcgccgcccctgccccgccccgccccgcccgctcCAACCCGGCGCCGCCTGTCCCCGCAGGGATGGAGGCCATCATGTCGGAGTTCTTCAACGACACCACCACGGCCTTCTACATCATCCTCATTGTGTGGCTGGCCGACCAGTACGACGCCATCTGCTGCCACACCAACACCAGCAAGCGGCACTGGCTGCGGTGAGGGCAGGGCGGGGTCCTATAGGGGGTGGGacctgggggcggggccgaggAGGTCCTCATCCTGCATGTCCGGGGCCCTCATGCTCCGGCCGGCCGCAGGTTCTTCTACCTGTACCACTTCGCTTTCTACGCCTACCACTACCGCTTCAACGGGCAGTACAGCAGCCTGGCTCTGGTCACCTCCTGGCTCTTCATCCAGGTGAGGCTGGGCGGTGGGCGGGGCTGTCTGCACCCCACGATCCCGCCAGGTTGTGCACCCGCTTCGGAGCAGGGTGGACGGAGTTCAGTGAGGCCGGGCCATGtcctggagctgggggagggggaggggaaagctCTTTGGGGTGGGTCGAGCCTGGGCTGAGGGCAGCGCGCAGGTCCTCAGACTCCAGCCCGCAGGTCCTCAGACTCCAGCCCGTGTCTTGGTCCAGGTGGCTGTCCTGGGGTGGGGCGCTGGGTGGGGCCATGGTGGGCGGGGCTTATGACCTGACTCCGCCCCTGCCCTCAGCATTCCATGATCTACTTCTTCCACCACTACGAGCTGCCCGCCATCCTGCAGCAGATTCGCATCCAGGAGATGCTACTGCAGACCCCGCCCTTGGGCCCTGGGACCCCCACAGCACTGCCCGACGACCTCAACAACAACTCCGGCACCCCGGCCGCCGTCCCCGACCCCATCGGCCAGCCCCCTGCCTTGGGTCCTGGCTTGCAGGGTGCTGGCGGGAGTCCTGGGCCTGTGGCCGCAGCACCCAGTTCTCTGGTGGCGGCGGCAGCTTCGGTGGCTGCTGCAGCCGGTGGTGACCTGGGCTGGATGGCAGAGACGGCTGCCATCATCACTGACGCCTCCTTCCTATCTGGCCTGAGCGCTTCCCTCCTGGAGCGGCGGCCGGCCAGCCCCCTGGGCCCTGGTGGGGgcctcccccacacccacaccccccAGGACAGTGTCCCCCAGAGTGACTCCTTGGCACCTGACACAACCCCCCCAGCGGCCACAGGGAGTGCACCCAGCCTGGCATCCACGGCCCCAGTGGACGCACCCTCGGAGGTTGGGTCCTGAGCCACCACCAGCAGCTGAGCCGCCTCTGTCCCTGGCTGTCCTCAGCTGGCTGGGTGTGACCTCGCCACAgcccatgggggtgggggaggctgtcCCCGGTGGGGGCACCAGggccctcccccttcctctgggCCTGCCCAGCCTGTTTTGGTGGTTTCAGGGTTTCATCAGGTTTGCCTGGAAGGTGGGGGTCTCTCTCCCAGCTGTGGGGTCCGGCCTGGGGCTTGTCCCTGCTAGTGAGCCTTGTTTGTGGTGACCAGtgaggagagggggtgggggctCCATGAAAGGTTCTAGAAGGGGCTTGGTGAAAGGTCTGGAGCAAACCGTCCAGAGGGCAGAGCCCGATAGTGCAGGTCTGTGAGGTGGACATGAGGAGGGCTGGCAGCTGTCTCCTGCTGTCCCAGCCTCAGCGCTCTGCCTGGTGCTCGTGTGCAGTGCCTTCTCCACGCCCGGCCCCTCCCCACGTGCACGCCAGGGTTGGGGTCCCTGGGAGAGCAGAGCTTGTGCCTCAGGCACGGGGACGTGGGATGCAGGCGCCAACATCAGTGCAGGGCTGGGAGTCGGGGTCAGCCCTGCTCAGGGTGGGAGTGGGCCAGGCGGCCAAGCCACTCACTCAGTGAGGACTGCGGAGGCGCGCTTGTTCCATTCTATTTAATTGCAGTGTACAAAATTTGTGTTTGTATATAGAATAAACTGTCGACAGCGGCCCAGtctgcgtctgtgtgtgtgtgtgtgtgtgtgtgcgcgcgcgcgcgcgcgcgcgcacacgtGCCTGAGTCCGCAGGGACCCAAGCTGAGCGTGGCCTCTATTCCCGGCTCCTTAGCAGGCCTGAGTAGGCGGGGGCTTCCCCGGAGACTGCTCTGTCCTGCAGCAGGCGCAGTGGCCGGTGCCGGGCACTGTCCCCAAGCTGAACCAGGAGCTCACCGCGCCGCACCAGGGCCTGGCGGAGCCGCTCTCTCACACCCTCGATGTGCTGCTCCAGCTCCTGCAGCTCGCCGGGCCGCGGGGGATGTGCGGCCAGCCCGACGGGCGGGCGGCCATTGGAGCACAGCCACACGGGCCCCTCCGGCATCCCGGCCTCCGCGTCTGCTTGCGGCGCAGCAGCCACAGGGGGCTCCAGCAGGAAGCGCACGCGACGCTCCTTACCCGCGGACCGGCGCACCCGCTTACAGCCCCCAGAGGCCTCAGGGGCTGCCGGAGCGTCTTGCTGCTGCTGGTGCTCCTCGGGGCCACTGCAGACGGGTACAAGGGTGGGCAACATCACCCCAGAGCAGCCGCACCCGCGCTGCCTTCTGGGAGGGGAGGTTCGCCCCCAAGCTTCACCACGGAGCCAAAGTGTGAGCAGAGCTGGTGGGCCGGTGGGCAGGGCACTGCCAGGAAGGAATGGAGGTGTGCCAAGGGGCCCCTCCTTCAGGGTGAGTGTCGGCGCTGCCAGGTTTGGGGGCAACCGTGGAATGGGCAGGCAGGATCCCGCTTACCTGGGCTCAggctcctgcctctcctccttcTGCTCTTCTGGCAGCTCCGGGTTGAGGGCACGGTGGATTTTCTAAGACCCCAGACAGACCCGCTGGCCACGAGGTCGGGCTGGCCTCCCACCCACAGCCCTCACCTGGCTCTCGTGCAGCCAGCACCGCCCCCACCTGGCTGGCCTGCAGCCAGCACCGCCCTCACCTGGCTGGTGTGCAGCCAGTACTGCAGCCTGTTGCCCCTGCGGATGCGCGGCAGCGCCAGGCGGTAGAAGACATGCTCGCCCAGCGAGCTGAGCAGAGCGCTGCTGAGGCCCAGGCAGAGCAGCACAAAGAGCCCCGAGAAGTGGTAGATGCCCATCTGGAGGGTCTGGGGGCGATACAGGCAGGAGCCCCTCATGGTCACATGATGGCAGACCCCTGGGGAGCCTAGGGCTGGGGGAGACTGGTTGGGCCAGAGAGAGGGGGCTGGGGCCGTGGAACCAGGTGGGGAGGCAAGAGCTCCATGGCTGGAAGTGAGGTTTCATAGAGGAAGGGGCACTGgagctggggttttttttttttttttttttttttttgagacagagtctcactctgttgccctggctagagtgagtgccgtggcgtcagtctagctcacagcaacctcaaactcctgggcttaagcgatcctactgcctcagcctcccgagtagctgggactacaggcatgcgccaccatgcccggctaatttttttttttgtatatatatattttagttgtccatataatttctttctatttttagtagagacggggtctcactcttgctcaggctggtctcgaactcctgacctcgagcgatccacccgcctcggcctcccagagtgctaggattacaggcgtgagccactgcgcccggcctggagctGGGGTTTTGAAGGACAAATAGAAGTGTGCAAAACTCAGACAAATGCACATCTTGGGAATGAGCAGTGGGTTGGGCAGCTCAGACAAGACTCAGGGCCCCCCACGCCTACCCCCACCCTGTGTCCCgggccctgccccacctctgtAACCGCAAAGACCCGCTTCCCGCAAGGCACCATCTTGTACCACTTGTCGTGAAGCAGGTCGATGAAGCCTGAGGACTTGTAGCGGCTGATGAATTCGGACAGGTTGGAGGTGAGCGGTGAGTTCTGGGGCAATCCGATGCCGTAGCCTGGGGGAGCCGAGGGCCTGGTGGGGCCTGGGTGGTGTGCAGCCCCAGGGAACTCCGCCCACACACAAGGACCTCACCCCTGCCAGCCTTGCACCCTCTGTGGCTCCCCACTGCTCCCTGGAGGCCCCTGGCACCCCGCCCTGCCAGCCCGCCACCCGCCCCTCACCCTCAATGGCGAATGGCTTGCCCACAGTCAGCAGCTTGCAGTCGGCATCGATGGACACCTCATAGTCCAGGAGCGACTTATCCATGATGAAGGCATTGAGCTTTGGGGGGTCGCTCCTGTGGGTGCCAGGGGTGGGGTCAGCTGCTGCACTGCCCCCTTGCTGCCCcacgccccgccccaccccgtgCCTGCTGCGGGCCTCACGTGAGCATGGCGACGCCCAGGGGCGTGGTGGGCGCACTGTGGCGCCGCATGTGTGCGTGCATCTCCGGGAAGCTCTTCTTGATGTAGGCCTCGGCGCTGCTCTCCCACACCGTGCCGAAGCGGAAGCCCTGCGACGGGTGGTGCAGCTGCGCGGGGACCCCGTCAGCTGCCTCTGCCCCTCGGGGAAGCCCACAGTGGGCTGGGCCCTCGTTGAGGGGCGTTCAGCGGTGTCCCTGCCCCCATCACTCCATTCCAGGAGAATCCCCCACAGACATGACAACCACAGACGTCCCCAGACATGGCCCAGGGtcccctggggtggggcagacacCCACGTTGACACCCCCTgttctgaacacctgcaagtccATCTCCACTGGACCTCACCCTGAACTCGACTCCTTCCCACCGCCGATTTCACGTCTCCCCTTCGGGTCCCACGGAGCCCCACGCTCAGGGTGTCCAAGACCCCACTCCTGATCTGCCCTCACCCCGGCAGCTctgtcctccccacctccctccccctctcccacaCCCATGCCCACGACCTGTCCATCTGCACACTCTGAGGGCTCCATCTTCAGAACACCTGGGACAGCCCCCACCCAGTCGGGCCCCAGCATCCAGCCCGGTCCCCTCAGCCCTAATCTCCCAGCAGTCCCCAAAAGGACACTTGTGCAAACCCCTAATGAGCAAATGGATCTGGCCTCCGTCCAATGCCTCCTGACGGGACCTGCGCCTCTACAGCAGCTCGTGAGCTCTGCGTGTCCGTGCTGCCCACCACGGCCATGGAGCACGTCCACTTAAGCCGCGCTCATTGGACAGCGCAGGGTCTAGATTCTATTACCAGTTTGCTGGGGACACCGGGGGCCAGCAGAATGGGCCAGACACAAGTGGTGGGAGACACTGTGGGACAGAAAACCTGGCTTCTCCAACAAATTGCAAGGGCAAAAATTAAAGGGGTGGAGGGGGAACCAGAGGTTGAGGGAAATGGGCAGGGGCCCCACCCTCTGAAGGTCTGGGCATTAAATGATCCAGATTCGAacaaaccatgaaaaaaaaaaaggccgttGGAAATCGGGGGTCTAGTTGATTGTGTCAATGTCTCTGAATGTTTACCAGTGACAGCCGCAGTCGGGGCTGGGGGTGCAGTGTTCAGGGTGAGGCATGGATGGAGCCAGCTGGGAGCTGATTTTGGAACCAAAGGGTTCATTGCACCCTACTCGGGAgtattcaaaatttttcattaaaaataaaatatgtagaccAGGGTATTTCCCTGCTCTGCCAATAACCTTCCACGGCTCCCACCTTCCTCAGGGTCAAAGCCCATTGCAAGTCTTCCCTGCAACCTCAGGACTCTGCACAacctgcctgccccctccccaccctccccttctccctctctccctttctccccgctcctcactctgctccagccacacaggcctccATGCTGTGCCTCCAACATGCCAGGAgcatcctgccccagggcctttaccgggctgtgccctctgcctggaaccttTCCCTGATATCTACATTAAAGTCCCT encodes:
- the TMEM259 gene encoding membralin isoform X2: MSEHAAPAAQGPGPNGGGGPAPARGPRTPNLNPNPLINVRDRLFHALFFKMAVTYSRLFPPAFRRLFEFFVLLKALFVLFVLAYIHIVFSRSPINCLEHVRDKWPREGILRVEVQHNSSRAPVFLQFCDGDSRSSFAGLAMEPGSGLELEEEEEEELTMEMFGNSSVKFELDIEPKVFKPPGSTKALNDSQEFPFPETPTKVWPQDEYIVEYSLEYGFLRLSQATRQRLSIPVMVVTLDPTRDQCFGDRFSRLLLDEFLGYDDILMSSVKGLAENEENKGFLRNVVSGEHYRFVSMWMARTSYLAAFVIMVIFTLSVSMLLRYSHHQIFVFIAPLLTVILALVGMEAIMSEFFNDTTTAFYIILIVWLADQYDAICCHTNTSKRHWLRFFYLYHFAFYAYHYRFNGQYSSLALVTSWLFIQHSMIYFFHHYELPAILQQIRIQEMLLQTPPLGPGTPTALPDDLNNNSGTPAAVPDPIGQPPALGPGLQGAGGSPGPVAAAPSSLVAAAASVAAAAGGDLGWMAETAAIITDASFLSGLSASLLERRPASPLGPGGGLPHTHTPQDSVPQSDSLAPDTTPPAATGSAPSLASTAPVDAPSEVGS
- the TMEM259 gene encoding membralin isoform X1 translates to MSEHAAPAAQGPGPNGGGGPAPARGPRTPNLNPNPLINVRDRLFHALFFKMAVTYSRLFPPAFRRLFEFFVLLKALFVLFVLAYIHIVFSRSPINCLEHVRDKWPREGILRVEVQHNSSRAPVFLQFCDGDSRSSFAGLAMEPGSGLELEEEEEEELTMEMFGNSSVKFELDIEPKVFKPPGSTKALNDSQEFPFPETPTKVWPQDEYIVEYSLEYGFLRLSQATRQRLSIPVMVVTLDPTRDQCFGDRFSRLLLDEFLGYDDILMSSVKGLAENEENKGFLRNVVSGEHYRFVSMWMARTSYLAAFVIMVIFTLSVSMLLRYSHHQIFVFIVDLLQMLEMNMAIAFPAAPLLTVILALVGMEAIMSEFFNDTTTAFYIILIVWLADQYDAICCHTNTSKRHWLRFFYLYHFAFYAYHYRFNGQYSSLALVTSWLFIQHSMIYFFHHYELPAILQQIRIQEMLLQTPPLGPGTPTALPDDLNNNSGTPAAVPDPIGQPPALGPGLQGAGGSPGPVAAAPSSLVAAAASVAAAAGGDLGWMAETAAIITDASFLSGLSASLLERRPASPLGPGGGLPHTHTPQDSVPQSDSLAPDTTPPAATGSAPSLASTAPVDAPSEVGS